In Nitrogeniibacter aestuarii, the sequence GCCTTGATGCCGACTCTCGATCGTCAATCATTGAGCGTGTTGCGCGGACGCTCCAGCATGCAGCAAGCAGATTGGAGGGTGAGTGATGGCGACAAAGCGAACGAAGAAGGGCAAAGGTGAGCCTGACGAGGCAATCGAGGTCGTGCCCCGTTCAGCAGGGGCGGTGTCCTCAGAGGGCGTCACCGTTCTGGAGGAAGATCAGGAACTGATAGATCTGATGCAAGCGGCCGCGGCGGACGATGGCGAAGAAGATCTAGACGTGGGGCCAGAGCAGCAAGAACTGTTCATCCCCTCTACTCCTCCGACCGACTTGAACGTCAAGGATGACGTTCGGACTATGGAGTTTCCGATCTTCACTCTGTCAAAGAGAAAAGACTTGAGGATCAGGGAATATTCTCGTGGCGGACGAACCGTCAAAGTGTTCCCCTCAGTCGCTGGCGCGGCGAATATCTTCGACAAGGACATCCTTATCTGGATCATGTCGCATCTTGCACAGGCCAATGGCCAAGGCAAGCCGACATCCAGGCGTGTTCGGGTTGAAAGCCACGCATTCCTCAAGGGAACGAAGCGCTCGACTGGCGGTGCGGCTTATCAGCGCATCATTGATACGTGTCGGCGACTGAAAGGTACCGTGCTCGAGACCAACGTCAAGGTCACCGAGCAAGAGTCGACGGCTGGCTTCTCGTTGATCGAAGACTATCGCGTGACGCGAAGCACCAAGAAGGGAGATGGTGCTTTGGAGGTTGAAGTGACGATCAGCGAGTGGATGTACCGCGCCGTGATCGATTACGACATCTTGACGATGGACCCGAAGTATTTCCAGCTGTCCCAAGGTATCGAACGGCGAGTCTACGAGTTGGCCAGGAAGCACTGCGGAGACCAGGGCTATTTCAAGATCGCGATCGATCAGTTTCGAGAAAAGTGCGGATCCTCTCAGCAGATGAAGTTCTTCTCGAACGATCTGCGCAAAATCGCGCGCGCTGACACCATTCCAGGGTATCGAATGGTGATCGATGATCAGGAGAAGCCCACGAACGTGGTTTTCTTGAACCGAGACAATCAGGTGCTTCTTGCGTTTGCCAAAAATCGCGGTCAAATTCAATGGGTTACACGAATGCTCGAAAAGCACGGTGCTGAGAAGAAAAAGGCTACTCGCAAAGCGGCGGAAAGCAGTGGGAAACAGGCTTAGACGTCGTCTATTGAGCAACCCGAGCGCGCCAATCGCGTTCGGAGAATCGTCTATTGGGCTACCCACCGGCGAGGAAACGGCGTGCATTTCGTCTATCACACAACCATTGGCTTGTCCGGATAAGTTGCCTAGCTCGTCTATTGGGCTACCGATTCGTCGTCTTTTGGGCTACCAAAAATTGCCAGGCGTATCGCTCGAAAGCCGGTATAGACGCGCTTCTTGCTGGAAAATGCCCTGCCAGAGTGTGGAAACACTGCCATATTGCATGGTGGGGGCTTCTGGAATGGCATCGTCTATTGCACAACCGATCGGTAGTTATCCACAGTTCCAAAGGCGCAATCGTCTATCGCACAACCCAAGGTCGTCTAATGGGCTACTTCTGACTCGTCTATCGGGCAACTCCAAATTCGTCTATCGGGCTACCGAAATGGGTAGGAAACCCAATAAATTCGTGGGCTTTAGCCCACTTAATACGCGCGCGGTTAACCTTTTCTTTTTTTACATCGTTTACGCGCCGCCTCTTGGGGCTTCGCCCCGCCGGCTCCTCCGCGCCTATGGCGCTCCGCCCGCGCTTCGCGCTCCCACCCGGCACCCCCAGTCGGTCTTCGACCGACCTGAATTCGCCCCCAAGGGGGCTACTCTGGGCCCCCATGGTCCTCAAACATCACGGCATGCGCAGTCTAAGCCGCCATACGCGACAAGTCGCGCATGCCAGCTAAGACCCGGATAAATCGGGACCGCAAGCGGTCCCTCAACCGGGCTCTTGTGAGAGCTGCGCAAAACCAATTCAAATCACCGCCATCGCAAAGCTTGCAAGAAGAAGGGGGGTTTGCCAGACCTAATACGCACTCTGCAAGCCGCCAGAATCGCGCTGGAGCGATTTTTTCGAACTGCCGAAGGGGTAGGGGAGGGTCGGTTTCGGGAACACAGCTACGCCGTCTTCCCGTCGAGAGTCTCTTCAGCTCGCTAAAGCGTGAAGTCCAGAAATAATGGCCGTAGCGTGAAAACTCGTCTATTGCACAACTTGTGGCGTCCAGGTTGAGGCAGCGTTATGCTCTTGAGCTGATACATTAGCTGTATTTTCATGTGGTTACCGGGTGCGCGGGGTAGGGCAGTGAGCGAGTTGAGTCATGGTTGGCTGTTAGCTTTGATCGTCGTTATCGTGTTTCTGGTCGTGAGGCACCAGGCACGGTACCTCTTGCGATCGAAACAAGAGGGGGAAGGGTGGGGCGATTTCTTCGATCGAGCACTCGCCGATTCCGCTCATGACCGGGAAACGAGGGATACCTTGTTCGGTACCAGAGCTCTGACGCTGACAGTCAATTTCGTGGGACTTGTTCTATCCCTGGTTTTGGTCTGGGCTTACTTCAGTTCACCACTCGTGTTCTGGTTGCTGGCGAGCTATTGGATTGTGGGGATGGCTGTGGCGCCGCGGCTTATTCGCAAGTCCCAGTCATTTCACCGTGCTGGATCGTCACTCAAGCTCTCGTGGCGTTTGAACATCGCTTGGATATGGCCAATCGGTCTCGTCAGATAAGGTGAAAGTCTTGAAATAGACGCCGACTATAGAAACGATAATTTGTATTATGTAAACATATGAATAAATTTTTTCGAGAAAGCTCAGTTCCACCTGAACAGTTGCTTGAAGAAGCGTTTAGCGGCGAAATAGAGATCCCATATATCGATCAACTGGTAGATGAGGGACTTGAGTACGCTGTACCGATTGCGTTTTCCCCTGCAACTCTTGACCAGGCCGTGTGGTGGGACTTTCACGTCCAACCAACGATAGTTGGCATGGAGGATCGAGCTGATCGATTTTGGTCTTGGACAGCAATTTTGACCGCGATTGCACTCTCGCAAAAAATAAAGGGGGTCGAAACTGAGGCCGTGTCCCTTCTCGTAGAGGGGGCAAACCAGCGACCGTATCCAGTGGCTATGATGCTTCTACTGAGAGACTACCCGATGCCGAGCGGTGATACTGACGGGTGTTTCGTTTATTTTCTTGCGACGATGCCGAAACAACTCTATGCGAAGTATGAGCTTCTACCACTAGCGTCGCTCGGACGTGCCGTCATAGATGGCGCGGTAGTCTATAGTTGGAACTGTGGATATCAGGCGCACATGGGGCTGCATGCAGCGCGGATCAAACACAACCGGAATTCACACGAAAGACTGTACCGTTTTTACCGAGATACATGCGGTATGACAGCCGTTGATGAAGGCGTAGAAATCCCCTATCGGCGGAGAAATGACGGTAGGTTTTTCTACTTCAAACGCAGGGATGCAGTATTTTTCTTACGTAATAACACCCGGTGTTCGACTCGCGGAAAGGGGGGGGATGCTGGTTTTAGGCCTAGCTTGACTGATGGCTTTAGTAGTTATGATTTTTTTGATGAATTGTTGCAATTACTTGATCAAGAAGTTTCTTAGGTCTGCTAGTTGATAGCGAGCAAAATTATGGTTGCTTGGTTCAAGAAAGATACTCCTGAAGAGATGGAAAGACTCGGACTTGACCGGAATGAAGGAGTTCGAGCGGCTTTTACGCTCCATTTTGAATCCGATGGTAGCGGGGGGCTTATTTTTCTGTCAGAGAAGTGGCTCCTTCGCCTAGACCCCTCGGGCACTTGGTATATTGAGCCTCAGGGCTTGAATCAACCCGAGAATGCGAACCTCGAGGAGGTATATATAGAAGCCGCGTCAGTGCAAGACCTTGTGCTTCAAGTTAATAAGCGTATTCGTGCTCGGCTCGATAAACTTGGAATGAGTACCGAAGATCGTAATTTGTATTTGAAGTTTATAAATGGACTCCCTAAATCAGATATCCAGGCCCTTTTGGCTAGTGATAGTGATTGGCTACCAAGAGACATCGTTCACACGGCTCGTGAGCTGAGCGAGCTTGATCTTGATGACTTGATGGATCAGTTCCAACAAGAGGACTCATCGCTGAGAAGACTTAGCGAGAATATTGGGATTTTAGTTGACCAAGACGACTTGACCGAAAATTTGGGTTTGTGGAAGGACGTTCCACGAATGGTCCACCGAAAAAGGAAGAAATCGTAATCAAGTAACTGCAACAGCTGGTTGTCTAATAGACGACAGGAAGTCCGAATTGCGCATGCGAAAAATATCTTTCTAGAAAGCATTTTTTCGCATGCGAAATCGCGTTTACGGGCCGATTTCTACCCTATTTTTCGAGCTGGCCATGCTTGCGCTTCTTTCCAAGCATCTTCGCAACGCGCATTGGTTGCCCAATAGACGACATGCGGTAGTGCGAAAGACGACCTCCTCTTTCCTTCGTCGAGCCCTTGTGAGGGCTTCGTCTCAACCGAAAGGATCTAGGGGAAAGTCTGCTTGAATGGCGAAACCCAACCGGCGAAGTTCCACCAATGTTGGCTGGATCATTCTCAGCGCGTCGTGGCGCTGAGCGAGTGCGCGCGTGTAGTCGTCGATCGAGTATGTCTCAGCTGAGATTTTCAGCGAGGTGTCATTGGTCAGATCGATGACAGGAGATCCGTCTTCGAGTTGCTCGCGGATCTTGTCGATCAGAGCTTGGGCGCATTGGTCTGTGGCTTCAGCCTGGGCCACCATCAGCCAGCGACTTTGAACACGAACGGTTAGGTGAGATTGTGCTGCGGACAGAAAGCCCATGGCTTGCGCGCAGGGGGTGGATGCTCGGTCTTGCTCATGATGCATGATGAATGCTCCAGCGAAATCGTCGGTTGTTTGTGACTGGCCGGCGTGGCGCGGGAACTGAGGCGAAGCGCTACTTCATGCGGGAAGCGATTCTTCCTGGTTGCGTTTCGCGCGGAAGGTGACTGATTCGATACGACCCATTGTGAGGGTGACGTCATCAGCACGCACTTGGTAGCCAGGCACTTTGATGTCGGTACCTTCGACCGTGTACATGAACTCTTCCAGGGTACCTTCGACGGAAACACGCGAGCCCCTGCGAAGAAGCCGTGCCGCCTGCTCGCCTCGGTCGCCCCACAGAGAGACTTTCATCCAGAATCCGCCTGTCTGCTCAATGTCTCCTTCATCGTTGCGGCCGTACTTGTCAAAAAAAACCCGCATCTCCGCAACGACGCGCTCGCCGTCGGCGGTCGGCACGTACTTGATGGTGGGTGTGTCAGCCAAATTGCCTTTACCTAAGAATGTGTTCGGCATCTCATACTCCTTGGTTGCGCCATAGACGAGTGAGTGACCGGCAGGCGCGCGCCCAATCACCACAGAATGAATCACTGCAGAGAAGCGAAACGCTTGCGCCGACGTCGGCAAAGGCTCAGGGCCTGTCGCGCCAGGATGAGTTCATCGTTTGCTCGAAGTGCTTGATGTGTCATCCGCTCATACCAATCCCAAAGGTGTGGCGGTTCGAGTCGAATCATCGCGCCAACTTCATCCCATGGGATATTGGGGGCTCCGCCTCCGACGTGCCGCCATCGAAGGTAGTGGCCTCCGTTTTTGCGCTTGTGGAGCATGAGGTACATCTGCCGACCTGGCACGCGGGTAGTGAGCTGCGAGAGCTGCACCAGCATTGCTTCAGCCGCCACTACTGAATCAGTGAGTCGCGCTTCCTCCCGCTCCGGACCGCTCCGCGCTCCTCCCCTACCCGTAAAGGCCTTTGGTTCACGCACGTGTTGACATCCAGATGGCTCAGAAATGGACTCATGCCCGATTGACCCAGACAAAGGCCTCTGATTTCCAGATGCGCCAGCATCTGACGCGCTTGGCGGTTGTGCCATAGACGACTTCATACCAACGCCTCGAAGTCGGTGCCCTCAAGCTCCTGCGCAATGGCTTCGAGGAGATCGCGATCCTGTTTCGACAGATCGGCTTGGCGTCTTGAATGCAGAGGTTTGGTTGCGCCAGTCATGATTTCCGCTGGTACAGGGCCAAACCACTCCAGTGCGGCCGCTTTGCGTTTCAGTGCGTGCTCATCCGCGCTCGGAAGGAAGTCGCTACGAGACAATTGGGCCATGCGATCGTCGGCGAGAAACCGCTCGAACCGGATGAGCTTGAGGCAGTCCGCTCGAAACTCACGTTGATGCTTGCCGATGGTCTTGCGCTGCTCGTCGTCCGACATCAAACCCGCTCGGTTGAGCGTCTTGATCATCCGCACCAAGTAGTCGAACTTCACGATGAGTCGGGCAACTCGATAGCCGTAAGCGCTCTTAAATCCCAAATCGAGCTGCGAGGGGCGTTGAGACTGCAGGACATGCAATGTTATGCCTTGGCTGGCTTCGTCCTCGAGCTTTGCCCTGCATTGTTGAATGGTCGCATCTATGTGCTCCATTTGGACGCTGATGTACTGATCAGCCAAGACCAAGCCCCAATCGGCGTAGGGGTTGTCTGTTTGGGACTTGGTATGAAGTGTTCGAAGGGTGGATGCCAATCCCCTGCCACCAGGGATGGGGGCCGCGTTGCCTTCAGGGTCTCTGCCGCGTCCCATAAACATCCGGTGTGCCTCACGTGTATGGAGGTGCATGGTGTCGCTCTCTTCTACGACCAAGCGACCGACCTCCGACACCGCCCGCGCTTCTCGCTGCGTTACGTCACGCGGTGCCGCGTTCGTGGCGCTGAAAGCCGCCCGCATTGCGTCAAGTTCGCTCGAGCGCGCCTCATAGAGTTGGAAGTTGTCCCAGAGAGGGTCGGCAGGATCCGGGTCTTCCGAATCGATCAGATGCTGGACGCGTTTCCGCTCGCGATCAATGTCGTACTTGTCGTCGAAGGGAGAGTCCGGGCTGCGCTCGAAATGAACGTGCGGCCCTCCTTCGTAAGCTTGAACGCTGCCTGGAGGTAGAACCTGGTCAGCTGCATCCTTGGGTCTTTTTACCATGCTAGAAAACCTCGTCAGAGTTGGAAGAAATGCCCCCAACGAACTCGTCGAGAGCGGGAATCTCGGTAATGCCAGGGATGACATTCGCGTCTGGGACCGCGCGCTTTAGTAGGCGTTGAACCGCATTCTTCGATACTCGAAACTGGCGTGTCGTGTTGCTGTGGGCGGTCGATGGTGTTACGTCCCGCACTACACCCATTTCGATCAACGCTGTTGTTGCACGATGTGCCGTCGAGCGCGAAAGGCCGGGCGAAAGAGCTGCGATTTCGCTCCAGCTCACCTCAATTTCGTGCGTCAGTCCGTGGCGATAGATCAATCCCAGAAGAACCGTTGTTTGTGCCAAATTCTGGTCGAGGGCTTGAAGAAGCCGAGGGAATGAAATCGCGGAAGAGTTCATGTGGCGTTCCAAAATGAAACGGTGTTCAGCTGCCGACGTGCGTTCCATTTCGGAACGCTTTTGGTGAAATCATGTATGAACCAAAGTCGGCTTCCACTCGCGCGATCAGGGCGTCT encodes:
- a CDS encoding single-stranded DNA-binding protein, whose product is MPNTFLGKGNLADTPTIKYVPTADGERVVAEMRVFFDKYGRNDEGDIEQTGGFWMKVSLWGDRGEQAARLLRRGSRVSVEGTLEEFMYTVEGTDIKVPGYQVRADDVTLTMGRIESVTFRAKRNQEESLPA
- a CDS encoding replication initiator protein A — translated: MATKRTKKGKGEPDEAIEVVPRSAGAVSSEGVTVLEEDQELIDLMQAAAADDGEEDLDVGPEQQELFIPSTPPTDLNVKDDVRTMEFPIFTLSKRKDLRIREYSRGGRTVKVFPSVAGAANIFDKDILIWIMSHLAQANGQGKPTSRRVRVESHAFLKGTKRSTGGAAYQRIIDTCRRLKGTVLETNVKVTEQESTAGFSLIEDYRVTRSTKKGDGALEVEVTISEWMYRAVIDYDILTMDPKYFQLSQGIERRVYELARKHCGDQGYFKIAIDQFREKCGSSQQMKFFSNDLRKIARADTIPGYRMVIDDQEKPTNVVFLNRDNQVLLAFAKNRGQIQWVTRMLEKHGAEKKKATRKAAESSGKQA
- a CDS encoding PFL_4669 family integrating conjugative element protein, encoding MVKRPKDAADQVLPPGSVQAYEGGPHVHFERSPDSPFDDKYDIDRERKRVQHLIDSEDPDPADPLWDNFQLYEARSSELDAMRAAFSATNAAPRDVTQREARAVSEVGRLVVEESDTMHLHTREAHRMFMGRGRDPEGNAAPIPGGRGLASTLRTLHTKSQTDNPYADWGLVLADQYISVQMEHIDATIQQCRAKLEDEASQGITLHVLQSQRPSQLDLGFKSAYGYRVARLIVKFDYLVRMIKTLNRAGLMSDDEQRKTIGKHQREFRADCLKLIRFERFLADDRMAQLSRSDFLPSADEHALKRKAAALEWFGPVPAEIMTGATKPLHSRRQADLSKQDRDLLEAIAQELEGTDFEALV
- a CDS encoding helix-turn-helix domain-containing protein codes for the protein MNSSAISFPRLLQALDQNLAQTTVLLGLIYRHGLTHEIEVSWSEIAALSPGLSRSTAHRATTALIEMGVVRDVTPSTAHSNTTRQFRVSKNAVQRLLKRAVPDANVIPGITEIPALDEFVGGISSNSDEVF